A DNA window from Agarivorans sp. TSD2052 contains the following coding sequences:
- a CDS encoding GGDEF domain-containing protein has translation MDSLQLAQNDIVSPRKISQFSNSAELNPLQKLSIIEALQESLLLEDLLQNFAAAASSYVEFSALRLVSDGIQQEVSLFEGQRYYRSFSLNDKKRPLGIATFTRDTPFQRNEIQQLRQLSQLLQAPLKHALQISRLQERVRNDYLTGIGNRAHFDESLHTSIEQQTRQCQQQHGGLVLMLLDLNKFKQVNDTLGHPVGDQVLIGFADILKSVIRSGDQAFRIGGDEFAMLLRPATEYSAQKVVARLNNELANTPLLAQYEVSASVGVCTWEPGRNSAQLIQLADERLYANKLASN, from the coding sequence ATGGATTCGCTACAATTAGCACAAAATGATATTGTAAGCCCAAGAAAAATATCACAATTTTCTAATAGTGCTGAGTTAAACCCATTACAGAAACTCAGTATTATTGAAGCGCTTCAAGAAAGCCTGTTATTGGAAGATCTACTGCAAAACTTTGCCGCCGCGGCAAGTAGTTACGTAGAGTTTTCGGCATTACGTTTAGTTAGCGATGGCATTCAGCAAGAAGTAAGCTTGTTTGAAGGGCAACGTTACTACCGTAGTTTTTCACTCAATGACAAAAAACGCCCTTTAGGGATCGCAACGTTTACCCGCGATACGCCTTTTCAACGCAACGAGATTCAACAATTACGTCAATTAAGTCAGTTGTTACAAGCACCGCTAAAACATGCTTTGCAAATTTCTCGTTTGCAAGAAAGAGTGAGAAATGATTACCTCACTGGTATTGGTAATAGGGCGCATTTTGACGAATCGTTACATACGTCTATAGAACAACAAACGCGCCAATGTCAGCAGCAACATGGTGGTTTGGTGTTGATGTTACTAGATTTAAACAAATTTAAACAAGTTAATGATACGCTCGGTCACCCTGTCGGTGATCAGGTTTTAATTGGTTTTGCCGACATACTAAAATCAGTAATTCGCAGTGGCGACCAAGCTTTTCGAATTGGGGGGGATGAATTTGCCATGTTACTTCGTCCAGCCACCGAATACTCAGCCCAAAAAGTGGTAGCTAGACTGAATAATGAACTGGCAAATACGCCTTTATTGGCCCAATACGAAGTATCCGCTAGTGTCGGAGTATGTACCTGGGAGCCAGGTCGAAATAGCGCCCAGCTAATACAATTAGCTGATGAGCGGCTTTACGCTAACAAGCTGGCGTCCAACTAA
- the lpxA gene encoding acyl-ACP--UDP-N-acetylglucosamine O-acyltransferase has protein sequence MIDSSASIHPTAIIEGNVCIGANTTVGAFTIIRGEVQIGENCQIASHVVIKGHSKIGNNNRIYQFASVGEDCQDLKYAGEETYLEIGDNNTIRESVTIHRGTAQDNSVTKIGSNCLFMINAHVAHDCVVGNGCIFANNATLAGHVTIGDNVIFGGQAAIHQFGKVGSYAFIGGCAAVNKDVPPYVMAVGNYARPVAVNTEGLLRRGFSKDAIKAIRQAYKTLYRSGNTLDEALTQIELSAEQFPEVKLFADFLKENGRGIVR, from the coding sequence ATGATTGATAGCTCGGCTAGTATACACCCCACAGCGATCATTGAAGGTAATGTCTGCATTGGTGCCAACACTACCGTGGGCGCTTTTACTATTATTCGCGGTGAAGTTCAAATAGGTGAAAATTGTCAAATTGCTTCACATGTCGTTATTAAAGGTCACTCTAAAATTGGCAACAATAATCGCATCTATCAGTTTGCGTCGGTGGGTGAGGATTGTCAGGATCTAAAATATGCTGGCGAAGAAACCTATTTGGAAATTGGCGATAACAACACTATCCGAGAAAGCGTAACCATTCATCGTGGAACCGCTCAAGATAACAGCGTAACCAAAATAGGCAGTAACTGTTTATTTATGATTAACGCTCATGTAGCTCATGACTGTGTAGTGGGTAACGGTTGTATTTTTGCTAATAATGCTACTTTAGCAGGCCACGTTACTATTGGAGATAATGTTATCTTTGGTGGTCAAGCGGCTATTCATCAGTTCGGTAAAGTCGGTTCTTATGCCTTTATCGGCGGCTGTGCAGCGGTTAATAAAGATGTCCCCCCTTATGTGATGGCAGTGGGTAACTACGCTCGTCCGGTTGCTGTTAACACCGAAGGCTTGTTACGCCGGGGTTTTAGTAAAGATGCGATTAAGGCGATTCGTCAAGCTTACAAGACTCTATATCGCAGTGGTAACACCTTGGATGAGGCCTTGACTCAAATTGAGTTGTCAGCTGAGCAGTTTCCTGAAGTTAAATTATTCGCTGACTTTTTGAAAGAGAATGGTAGGGGTATTGTTCGCTAA
- the dnaE gene encoding DNA polymerase III subunit alpha, producing MIDGLKKVKPIIAKAAELNMPAIALTDQTNFCGLVKFYGEAHNRGIKPIIGCDFFVKSEEFADDHFRLTLLAVDNQGYQNITMLISRAYLRGQLQGRPVIDKQWLSEHAEGVIVLSGARHGDVGKALLKGNAVLVERCLRFYQQYFADNYFLELIRTGRPDEENYLHMAVELAAQQQLPVVATNEVVFLEEDQFQPHEVRVAIHDGFGMDDNRRPKKYSAQQYLRSEQEMQNLFADIPEALQNSVEIAKRCNVTVRLGEYFLPDFPTDGLPIEEFFCKVSWDGLEERLEFLFPDPEERAKRRPEYDERLQIELDVINQMGFPGYFLIVMEFIQWSKDNNIPVGPGRGSGAGSLVAYAQKITDLDPLEYDLLFERFLNPERVSMPDFDVDFCMDRRDEVIDHVAELYGRDAVSQIITFGTMAAKAVVRDVGRVLGQPYGFVDRISKLIPPDPGMTLEKAFEAEPRLPELYDSDQEVRELIDMARILEGVTRNAGKHAGGVVISPTTITDFAPLYCDAEGKNPVTQFDKNDVEYAGLVKFDFLGLRTLTIIQWALDMLNPVLAAKGEPPVDIAAISTTDQKSFRLLQDCKTTAVFQLESRGMKDLIKRLKPDCFEDMIALVALFRPGPLQSGMVDNFIERKHGREAVSYPDEKWQHDSLQPILEPTYGIILYQEQVMQIAQVLAGYTLGGADMLRRAMGKKKPEEMAKQRAVFEEGAIKNNVDGELAMKIFDLVEKFAGYGFNKSHSAAYALVSYQTLWMKTHYPAYFMAAVMSADMDNTDKIVTLVDECSNMKLKLVPPDVNAGLFKFSVNSDEEIVYGIGAIKGVGEGPIDAILAARKSGPFIDLFDFCCRLDLKKINRRVIEKLIMAGAMDKLGPHRAALMATLPSAMQAASQQAQASARGQEDLFGVLSVEDDTRPSFVEQDKWTEKVWLEGEKETLGLYLTGHPVNRYLKEFRHYTTGRLVDIRPTGRDTTSTVAGLVLSTRVMMTKRGAKMGIIQLDDRSARLDIMFFSEAFDTYQELLEKDRMLVIQGQVSVDDFSGGIKMTAREVMDLSTARERWLKKLRLNMCRDQLDELFWQRFYKVIEPYRAGTCPVTISYEGDHASGMLSLGTDWRITPSEDLIEALTQLLGQQQVTLEFN from the coding sequence ATGATCGATGGTCTGAAGAAAGTTAAACCTATTATTGCCAAAGCCGCAGAGCTGAATATGCCTGCTATTGCTCTCACCGATCAGACTAACTTTTGTGGTTTAGTAAAGTTTTATGGCGAAGCGCATAACCGAGGTATAAAACCGATTATTGGCTGTGACTTCTTCGTCAAGTCTGAAGAGTTTGCTGATGACCACTTTCGTTTAACCCTGTTAGCCGTTGATAATCAAGGCTATCAAAATATAACTATGCTGATATCACGCGCATACTTACGGGGCCAGCTGCAAGGTAGACCGGTTATTGATAAGCAGTGGTTAAGCGAACATGCCGAAGGGGTGATCGTATTATCCGGCGCGCGCCATGGTGATGTAGGTAAAGCTTTACTCAAGGGAAATGCAGTATTAGTTGAACGCTGCCTACGCTTTTATCAACAGTATTTCGCCGATAATTATTTTTTGGAATTGATACGCACCGGTCGCCCTGACGAAGAAAATTATTTACATATGGCAGTTGAACTAGCTGCTCAGCAACAACTCCCTGTTGTCGCGACTAATGAAGTCGTCTTTTTGGAAGAAGACCAATTTCAACCTCATGAAGTGAGAGTGGCTATTCATGATGGTTTTGGCATGGATGACAATCGCAGGCCTAAAAAATATAGTGCTCAGCAATACTTACGTAGCGAACAAGAAATGCAGAACTTGTTTGCAGATATCCCTGAAGCGTTACAAAACTCAGTAGAAATTGCCAAGCGGTGTAATGTTACCGTTCGCTTGGGAGAATACTTCTTACCCGACTTCCCCACAGATGGGCTGCCAATTGAAGAGTTTTTTTGTAAGGTATCCTGGGATGGCCTAGAAGAGCGTTTGGAGTTTCTATTTCCTGATCCCGAAGAGCGCGCGAAGCGACGACCTGAATATGATGAACGTCTACAAATTGAGCTAGATGTTATCAACCAAATGGGGTTCCCTGGGTACTTCCTGATCGTAATGGAATTTATTCAGTGGAGTAAAGATAATAATATTCCGGTGGGGCCCGGTCGCGGCTCGGGTGCAGGGTCGTTGGTGGCGTATGCACAAAAAATTACAGACCTCGATCCGCTTGAATACGACTTACTGTTTGAACGCTTTTTGAACCCCGAGCGGGTTTCCATGCCCGATTTCGACGTCGACTTTTGCATGGATCGCCGAGACGAGGTGATTGACCACGTCGCAGAGCTGTATGGTCGCGATGCGGTATCACAAATCATCACTTTTGGTACCATGGCCGCTAAAGCGGTGGTTCGGGATGTGGGTAGGGTGCTTGGGCAGCCTTATGGTTTTGTTGACCGTATATCAAAATTGATCCCTCCTGATCCAGGCATGACCTTGGAAAAAGCCTTTGAGGCCGAACCGCGATTACCTGAGCTTTACGATAGTGATCAAGAAGTTCGCGAACTGATCGATATGGCTAGGATACTTGAAGGGGTTACCCGTAATGCAGGTAAACACGCGGGAGGGGTGGTTATATCGCCCACTACTATTACTGACTTTGCCCCCTTGTATTGTGATGCAGAGGGTAAAAACCCTGTTACTCAGTTTGATAAAAATGATGTGGAGTACGCCGGTCTTGTTAAGTTCGACTTCCTTGGCTTACGTACCTTAACCATTATCCAATGGGCACTGGATATGTTAAATCCGGTGCTTGCGGCCAAAGGTGAACCGCCGGTTGATATTGCGGCTATTTCAACCACCGATCAAAAATCTTTCAGGCTATTACAAGATTGTAAAACCACCGCTGTATTCCAGCTGGAATCGCGCGGCATGAAAGATCTGATCAAGCGGCTTAAGCCAGATTGTTTTGAAGACATGATTGCATTAGTTGCTTTGTTCCGTCCAGGTCCTTTGCAATCAGGTATGGTAGATAACTTTATTGAACGTAAGCACGGCCGCGAGGCGGTGTCTTACCCAGATGAAAAATGGCAACACGATAGCCTACAGCCTATTCTTGAACCTACTTACGGGATCATTCTGTATCAAGAGCAAGTGATGCAAATTGCTCAGGTCCTAGCGGGTTATACTCTTGGCGGTGCAGACATGTTACGCCGCGCAATGGGTAAGAAGAAACCTGAAGAAATGGCCAAGCAGCGTGCGGTATTTGAAGAAGGTGCTATCAAAAATAATGTCGACGGTGAGTTGGCTATGAAGATTTTTGATTTAGTTGAAAAGTTTGCAGGCTACGGTTTTAACAAATCCCACTCAGCCGCCTATGCATTAGTATCTTATCAAACGCTGTGGATGAAGACTCATTACCCTGCGTACTTTATGGCTGCGGTAATGTCTGCCGATATGGATAACACCGATAAGATTGTTACCTTGGTTGACGAATGTAGCAACATGAAGTTGAAGCTTGTTCCGCCTGATGTTAACGCAGGTTTGTTCAAGTTCTCGGTGAATTCTGATGAAGAAATTGTTTACGGTATTGGTGCCATCAAAGGCGTCGGAGAGGGGCCTATTGACGCTATTTTAGCGGCAAGAAAATCTGGCCCATTTATCGATTTGTTTGATTTTTGCTGTCGTTTAGATCTTAAAAAAATCAATCGCCGAGTGATCGAAAAGCTCATCATGGCTGGCGCTATGGATAAGTTGGGGCCTCACCGAGCTGCACTGATGGCTACTTTACCTTCAGCCATGCAAGCAGCCTCTCAGCAGGCTCAAGCTTCGGCTCGTGGGCAAGAAGACTTATTTGGCGTATTGTCAGTAGAGGATGACACTCGGCCAAGTTTTGTTGAACAAGACAAATGGACTGAAAAAGTCTGGCTAGAGGGAGAGAAAGAAACGCTAGGCCTATATTTAACGGGTCACCCAGTAAACCGCTATTTAAAAGAGTTTCGTCATTATACAACGGGCCGCTTAGTAGATATTCGCCCAACTGGTCGGGACACTACCTCTACCGTAGCTGGTTTAGTATTGTCTACCCGCGTAATGATGACTAAGCGGGGTGCTAAGATGGGTATTATCCAATTGGATGATAGAAGTGCCCGTCTAGATATCATGTTTTTTAGTGAAGCCTTTGATACTTACCAAGAACTACTTGAAAAAGATCGCATGTTGGTCATTCAAGGGCAGGTCAGCGTTGATGATTTCTCTGGAGGCATTAAAATGACTGCTCGAGAGGTTATGGACTTATCGACAGCGCGTGAACGTTGGTTAAAGAAGCTACGCTTGAATATGTGTCGAGACCAGCTTGACGAATTATTTTGGCAACGATTTTATAAGGTTATAGAGCCATATCGTGCCGGTACCTGTCCAGTGACGATAAGTTATGAAGGCGATCATGCCAGTGGCATGTTAAGCTTAGGTACAGATTGGCGAATTACGCCAAGTGAAGATTTAATAGAGGCGTTGACCCAATTGTTGGGACAACAGCAAGTCACCCTAGAATTTAATTAA
- a CDS encoding patatin-like phospholipase family protein: MNQKATVKSNQKVALVLTGGGARAAYQVGVLKAIAEQYPRNHASPFSIICGTSAGAINATALSVYASCFRLGVKKLEYIWRNFECKQVFKTDGLAIAKQLSSIVCKSLHADYKQQQGFSLLNNEPLQDLLDAYLNYKRIDKNIANQYLHALSVTASNYQDGNSLSFFQADEKQQNWQRARRLGQKTQIHTTHLLASTAIPLIFPAAKVGKDFYGDGSIHQLCPLSPAIHLGADKILAIHLEQQRHPSSGIDAPAPNSATIAGHLLDSVFSDTLNSDLERLERINRTLDLLTEQQQQQLDLRPVETLSIKPQLDFEQLSHDYYSHLPFSVRMMLITLGIKRDKPSAITSFLMFEKAYTNCLISHGYQDGLKQIDNILAFLEK; the protein is encoded by the coding sequence ATGAATCAAAAGGCTACCGTTAAATCCAACCAAAAAGTGGCGCTCGTACTCACCGGTGGCGGCGCTCGTGCCGCCTATCAGGTTGGTGTACTAAAAGCAATTGCTGAACAATACCCAAGAAATCACGCTAGTCCGTTTTCGATTATTTGCGGAACTTCGGCCGGAGCGATTAATGCTACTGCATTATCGGTGTATGCTTCGTGCTTTCGCCTTGGCGTTAAAAAACTTGAGTATATTTGGCGAAACTTCGAATGTAAGCAGGTATTTAAAACCGACGGCTTAGCCATCGCCAAGCAGCTCTCCTCAATCGTGTGTAAAAGTTTACATGCCGACTACAAGCAACAGCAGGGCTTTTCGCTACTTAACAACGAGCCTTTACAAGATTTATTAGATGCCTACCTCAACTATAAACGTATCGATAAAAACATCGCAAACCAATACCTGCATGCGCTCTCTGTTACCGCTTCTAACTATCAAGATGGAAATTCATTGTCTTTTTTTCAGGCTGACGAAAAGCAACAAAACTGGCAAAGGGCGCGGCGACTAGGACAAAAAACCCAAATTCATACTACCCATTTACTGGCTTCAACGGCGATACCTTTAATCTTTCCTGCGGCCAAAGTAGGAAAAGATTTTTATGGTGACGGTTCAATTCATCAGTTGTGCCCGCTTAGCCCAGCGATTCATTTAGGGGCCGATAAAATACTGGCGATTCACCTAGAACAACAGCGCCACCCTTCCTCAGGCATAGATGCTCCCGCCCCCAACAGTGCTACCATTGCAGGTCATTTATTAGATTCGGTGTTTTCCGATACTCTAAACTCTGATCTTGAACGCCTAGAGCGAATAAACCGCACTCTAGATTTATTGACTGAACAACAGCAGCAGCAATTAGACTTACGGCCTGTGGAAACCCTCAGTATTAAACCCCAATTAGATTTCGAGCAACTGTCACATGATTATTATTCCCACTTGCCTTTTAGTGTGAGAATGATGCTTATCACCTTAGGCATTAAACGCGACAAACCTTCAGCTATTACCAGCTTTTTAATGTTTGAGAAAGCTTACACAAACTGCTTAATAAGTCATGGATACCAAGACGGCTTAAAACAAATTGACAATATTTTGGCTTTTTTAGAAAAATAA
- the fabZ gene encoding 3-hydroxyacyl-ACP dehydratase FabZ: MTKELNRLEIQDIMELLPHRYPFLLVDRVLDFEIGKTLHAVKNVTFNEPFFTGHFPQQPVFPGVLILEALAQCTGILAFKSTTKPSENELYFFAGIDNARFKKPVGPGDVLHLEVELLRDRRGVGKFNCVAKVEDEIVCSAEIMCARRAYK; this comes from the coding sequence TTGACTAAAGAACTTAATCGCTTAGAAATTCAAGATATTATGGAATTGTTGCCACATAGGTACCCGTTCCTATTAGTTGACCGTGTACTAGATTTTGAAATAGGCAAAACCTTACATGCGGTAAAAAACGTGACCTTTAACGAACCTTTTTTTACTGGGCACTTTCCACAACAACCGGTATTTCCTGGTGTTCTCATTCTGGAAGCTTTGGCGCAATGTACCGGTATTTTGGCATTTAAATCAACCACTAAACCTAGCGAGAATGAATTGTATTTTTTTGCGGGTATTGATAATGCGCGCTTTAAGAAACCAGTAGGTCCAGGTGATGTTTTACACCTAGAGGTAGAATTATTGCGAGATCGTCGCGGGGTTGGCAAGTTCAACTGTGTTGCCAAAGTAGAAGATGAAATAGTCTGTAGTGCCGAAATTATGTGCGCCCGCAGAGCCTATAAGTAG
- the tilS gene encoding tRNA lysidine(34) synthetase TilS — MSLTFTFDKHFKHLSPAVRKLVVAYSGGLDSSVLLSLSAAYAKRNPHIRVIAVHVNHGLQQQANSWQEHCRQQASLLEVRFYSEALNIKLDARQSLEAVAREARYAALTKYIGSKDSLLLTGHHADDQFETFMLALKRGSGVNGLAAMPLQRPFAQGSLLRPLLAFSRAELEDYAQSHQLTWIDDPSNESMDYDRNFLRHQVMATLSLRWPQILKTTQRSVQHLQEANQLATEIAESDYSQVGENGALSCSALHDLSEARRNNLLRHWFTIHDWLYPSQAQLGQIVSQSLAKQDAKVSVKLSEGEVRRFKGRLYLVAKQCLIESSHHQPWNMNSVQHLLLENHSKISWYQGGNLLPPKLGEVVTLRFRSELTVSDFVAAEHNGRRSIKKLLQEAQLPSWQRNRIPFVFYDDCLVAIGDLYTNASLQADNNQGIRFSWTPAC; from the coding sequence GTGTCCCTTACTTTTACTTTTGATAAGCACTTTAAACACTTAAGCCCAGCGGTTAGAAAATTGGTGGTCGCCTATAGCGGCGGCTTGGATTCTAGTGTTTTACTTTCTCTAAGTGCAGCCTACGCAAAAAGAAATCCACATATACGCGTCATTGCTGTTCATGTTAATCATGGTCTTCAACAACAAGCTAATTCTTGGCAGGAACACTGTCGTCAGCAGGCCTCGTTGCTTGAGGTTCGTTTTTATAGTGAAGCCTTAAATATCAAACTCGATGCTAGACAAAGCCTAGAAGCCGTTGCACGAGAGGCCCGCTACGCTGCGCTGACTAAATATATCGGCAGTAAAGACAGCCTGCTACTCACCGGCCACCATGCCGATGATCAGTTCGAAACCTTTATGTTGGCCCTAAAGCGCGGTAGCGGAGTGAATGGTTTAGCGGCAATGCCATTGCAAAGGCCCTTTGCTCAAGGCTCATTGTTACGCCCCTTGTTGGCGTTTAGTCGCGCTGAATTAGAAGATTATGCACAATCTCATCAATTGACTTGGATAGACGACCCGAGTAACGAGTCTATGGATTATGACCGCAATTTCTTGCGTCACCAAGTTATGGCGACTTTAAGCCTGCGCTGGCCTCAGATACTCAAAACGACTCAGCGTAGTGTGCAACATTTACAAGAAGCTAATCAGCTAGCGACTGAGATTGCCGAAAGTGATTATTCTCAGGTGGGCGAGAATGGCGCATTAAGCTGTTCAGCTTTGCATGACTTAAGTGAGGCTAGACGCAATAATCTATTACGCCACTGGTTTACAATCCATGATTGGTTGTACCCGAGCCAGGCTCAGTTAGGTCAAATAGTTAGTCAGTCTCTAGCTAAACAAGACGCAAAGGTTTCTGTAAAGCTCAGTGAAGGAGAGGTTCGCCGGTTTAAAGGGCGTCTTTATTTAGTAGCTAAGCAATGCTTAATTGAAAGCTCGCACCATCAACCTTGGAACATGAATAGTGTCCAACATTTGTTGTTGGAAAATCACAGCAAAATAAGTTGGTATCAGGGCGGCAATTTATTGCCACCTAAACTGGGCGAAGTGGTTACGCTACGATTTCGTTCAGAACTTACCGTGAGTGATTTTGTCGCCGCTGAACATAATGGGCGTAGGAGTATTAAGAAGTTACTACAAGAAGCGCAATTGCCGTCTTGGCAGCGTAATCGCATTCCCTTTGTATTTTACGATGATTGTTTAGTCGCTATTGGCGACTTATATACCAACGCTAGCTTGCAGGCTGATAATAACCAAGGCATTAGGTTTAGTTGGACGCCAGCTTGTTAG
- the accA gene encoding acetyl-CoA carboxylase carboxyl transferase subunit alpha, whose product MNPNFLEFEQPIAELQAQIEELCIVNEESGVDVDLQDEISRLQEKQNDLTKKIFSDLGAWQVAQLARHPNRPYMLDYIEHIFTDFDELAGDRAYANDEAIIGGMARLDGKPVMLIGQQKGRETKEKIRRNFGMPKPEGYRKALRLMEMAERFNMPIITFIDTPGAYPGVGAEERGQSEAIAKNLLVMAGLKVPTICTVIGEGGSGGALAIGVGDRVNMLQYSTYSVISPEGCASILWKSADKAPTAADAMGITSARLKELDLINDIVAEPLGGAHRDIPEMARNLKVKLLNDLESLSALDVDTLLEQRYQRLMSYGYC is encoded by the coding sequence ATGAATCCGAATTTTCTAGAGTTTGAGCAGCCTATTGCTGAGCTGCAAGCGCAAATTGAAGAGTTGTGCATCGTAAATGAAGAATCTGGTGTAGATGTTGATTTGCAAGACGAAATTTCTCGTTTGCAAGAAAAGCAAAATGATTTAACAAAAAAAATATTCTCAGATTTAGGTGCTTGGCAAGTAGCCCAATTAGCTCGACACCCTAATCGTCCTTATATGCTCGACTATATCGAACATATCTTTACAGATTTTGATGAATTAGCGGGTGATAGAGCCTACGCGAACGACGAAGCTATTATCGGTGGTATGGCCCGTTTAGACGGCAAACCCGTAATGCTTATCGGTCAGCAAAAGGGGCGCGAAACTAAAGAGAAAATTCGCCGTAACTTTGGCATGCCAAAGCCTGAAGGTTACCGCAAAGCACTGCGTTTAATGGAAATGGCCGAACGTTTTAACATGCCAATTATTACCTTCATTGATACCCCAGGTGCCTACCCCGGGGTAGGTGCAGAGGAACGTGGTCAGAGTGAAGCTATTGCTAAAAATTTATTGGTGATGGCTGGCCTAAAGGTGCCGACTATCTGCACGGTGATTGGTGAAGGTGGCTCAGGTGGCGCTTTAGCTATTGGTGTCGGTGACCGCGTAAACATGCTCCAATACAGTACCTATTCGGTTATTTCTCCAGAAGGCTGTGCTTCTATTCTTTGGAAAAGTGCTGATAAAGCACCCACCGCCGCTGATGCTATGGGGATCACCTCTGCTCGCCTAAAAGAGCTTGATTTGATTAACGATATCGTTGCTGAACCATTGGGTGGAGCACATCGCGATATACCTGAAATGGCTCGCAACCTCAAAGTAAAATTACTCAATGACTTAGAGTCATTAAGTGCTTTAGATGTTGATACCTTGCTCGAACAGCGTTACCAACGACTAATGTCTTACGGTTACTGCTAA
- the lpxB gene encoding lipid-A-disaccharide synthase codes for MVQANLHIAIVAGEVSGDILGAGLITALKQHYPNARFSGIAGPLMQEQGCEALFDMEELSVMGLVEVLGRLPRILKIRKQILQHYLNSPPDVYIGIDAPDFNLGVEHKLHANGIKTVHYVSPSVWAWKQKRVFKIKEGCNKILVFLPFEKAFYDRFEVPCEFVGHTLADQVPMVNPQLPAIELLGLNTKQKVLAILPGSRHAEVGLLSPVFLESARQLVKRFPGLQLVAPLVNQRRREQFEALIQEHAPELDIKIVDGHARAVMTAADAILLASGTATLEAMLVKRPMVVAYRFKPLTYRIAKMIVNAKFAALPNLLADEMIVKEYVQEDCTSDNIVAEISRLLRSDNSKLLEQFSHLHQQIRCNADQKAAQAVIDVINS; via the coding sequence ATGGTGCAAGCCAATTTGCATATTGCCATCGTCGCCGGGGAAGTCTCCGGCGATATTTTAGGTGCAGGTTTAATCACCGCTCTTAAACAACACTATCCGAACGCTCGGTTTTCAGGTATTGCAGGCCCTTTGATGCAAGAGCAAGGCTGTGAAGCGTTGTTCGATATGGAAGAGCTTTCGGTAATGGGCTTAGTTGAAGTATTAGGCCGGTTGCCAAGGATCCTCAAGATACGCAAGCAGATCCTACAACACTACTTGAATTCCCCTCCTGATGTTTATATTGGTATCGATGCTCCTGACTTCAACTTGGGGGTTGAGCATAAGTTGCATGCTAATGGGATCAAAACAGTCCATTATGTTAGCCCTTCAGTGTGGGCTTGGAAGCAAAAGCGGGTGTTCAAAATTAAAGAAGGCTGCAACAAAATATTGGTCTTTTTGCCTTTTGAAAAGGCCTTCTATGATCGCTTTGAGGTTCCTTGTGAATTTGTGGGTCATACTTTGGCAGATCAAGTACCGATGGTTAATCCACAATTGCCAGCCATCGAACTGCTGGGCTTAAATACCAAGCAAAAAGTATTGGCGATTCTTCCTGGCAGCCGACACGCGGAAGTAGGCTTATTAAGCCCTGTATTTTTAGAGTCTGCAAGGCAGTTAGTTAAGCGTTTTCCCGGTTTACAATTAGTGGCGCCACTGGTTAATCAACGCCGCCGAGAACAATTTGAGGCTTTAATTCAAGAGCATGCACCTGAGCTGGATATAAAAATCGTAGATGGACATGCTCGGGCAGTGATGACCGCCGCCGACGCTATTTTACTTGCTTCTGGCACTGCAACTCTCGAGGCAATGTTAGTAAAACGTCCGATGGTTGTTGCATACCGCTTCAAGCCGCTTACATATCGTATCGCCAAAATGATCGTGAACGCTAAGTTTGCCGCGTTACCCAATTTATTGGCTGATGAGATGATTGTTAAAGAGTATGTACAAGAAGATTGTACTAGCGATAATATTGTAGCTGAAATTAGTCGCCTGCTGAGAAGTGACAACAGCAAGTTGCTCGAACAGTTCTCTCACTTGCATCAGCAGATCCGTTGTAATGCTGACCAAAAGGCCGCTCAGGCTGTTATCGATGTAATAAATAGCTAG
- the rnhB gene encoding ribonuclease HII, whose amino-acid sequence MTQFIYPSGFCLFAGVDEVGRGPLVGDVVTAAVILDPNKPISGLNDSKKLSEKKRIVLAEQIKSNALCWALGRANPQEIDQLNILHATMLAMSRAVEALSIVPDFALIDGNREPSLSIPCQAIVKGDGLVAEISAASIIAKVARDQEMTELDRRHPAYQFAKHKGYPTAVHLEMLAKHGPIAEHRRSFKPVQRVLGEL is encoded by the coding sequence ATGACACAGTTTATCTACCCCTCTGGTTTTTGTTTATTTGCTGGTGTTGATGAAGTCGGTCGTGGTCCACTGGTGGGCGATGTAGTTACCGCCGCGGTAATATTGGACCCCAATAAACCCATTAGTGGTTTGAACGACTCTAAAAAGCTTTCGGAGAAAAAACGTATTGTTTTAGCCGAACAAATTAAGAGCAATGCATTGTGTTGGGCGCTGGGCCGAGCCAATCCGCAAGAGATTGATCAATTAAATATATTGCATGCCACCATGCTGGCAATGTCTCGGGCTGTCGAAGCATTAAGTATTGTTCCAGACTTCGCTCTGATTGATGGCAATCGTGAGCCAAGCTTATCGATACCTTGTCAAGCTATAGTCAAAGGCGATGGCTTGGTCGCTGAGATAAGTGCCGCCTCAATTATCGCTAAAGTTGCCCGTGACCAGGAAATGACAGAGCTTGACCGTCGTCACCCCGCTTACCAATTTGCGAAACATAAAGGTTATCCAACCGCAGTGCATTTAGAAATGTTAGCTAAGCATGGGCCTATCGCCGAGCATCGCCGTAGCTTTAAACCGGTTCAACGTGTTTTAGGAGAACTTTAA